A genome region from Rhinopithecus roxellana isolate Shanxi Qingling chromosome 10, ASM756505v1, whole genome shotgun sequence includes the following:
- the TRAFD1 gene encoding TRAF-type zinc finger domain-containing protein 1, whose protein sequence is MAEFLEDQETRLCDNCEKEIPVFNFTIHEIHCQRNIGMCPICKEPFPKSDMETHMAAEHCQVTCKCNKKLEKRLLKKHEETECPLRLAVCQHCDLELSILKLKEHEDYCGARTELCGNCGRNVLVKDLKTHPEVCGREGEEKRNEVAIPPNAYDESWGQDGIWIASQLLRQIEALDPPMRLPQRPLRAFESDVFHNRTTNQRNITAQVSIQNNLFEEQERQERNRGQQPPKEGGEDSANLDFMLALSLQNEGQASSVAEQDFWRAVCEADQSHGGPNSLSDIKGAADETMLPCEFCEELYPEELLIDHQTSCNPSRALPSLNTGSSSPRGVEEHDVIFQNFLQQAASKQLDSLMGLSSSHRVEESIIIPCEFCGVQLEEEVLFHHQDQCDQRPATATNHVTEGIPRLDSQPQENSPELPRRRVRHQGDLSSGYLDDIKQETANGPTSCLPPSRPFNNMTATYNQLSRSTSGPRPGCQPSPPRVLKLNNSDSQDIQGRNRNSQNGAIAPGHVSVIRPPGSFHPENIVPSFPHGPAGRYGASGRSEGGRNSQVTPAAANYCSRTAKAKPSKQQGAGDAEEEEEE, encoded by the exons ATGGCTGAATTTCTAGAGGACCAGGAAACTCGACTGTGTGACAACTG CGAAAAAGAAATTCCTGTGTTTAACTTTACCATCCATGAGATCCACTGTCAAAGGAACATTGGTATGTGTCCTATCTGCAAGGAACCATTTCCCAAATCTGACATGGAGACTCACATGGCTGCAGAACACTGTCAG GTGACCTGCAAATGTAACAAGAAGTTGGAGAAGAGACTGTTAAAGAAGCATGAG GAGACTGAGTGCCCTTTGCGGCTTGCTGTCTGCCAGCACTGTGATTTAGAACTTTCCATTCTCAAACTGAAGGAACATGAAGATTATTGTGGTGCCCGGACGGAACTATGTGGCAACTGTGGTCGCAATGTCCTTGTGAAAGATCTGAAGACTCACCCTGAAGTTtgtgggagagagggggaggaaaagagaaatgaggTTGCCATACCTCCTAATGCATATGATGAATCTTGGGGTCAGGATGGAATCTGGATTGCATCCCAACTCCTCAGACAAATTGAGGCTCTGGACCCACCCATGAGGCTGCCGCAAAGGCCCCTGAGAGCCTTTGAATCAGATGTTTTCCACAATAGAACTACCAACCAAAGGAACATTACAGCCCAGGTTTCAATTCAGAATAATCTGT ttgaagaACAAGAGAGGCAGGAACGGAATAGAGGCCAACAGCCCCCCAAAGAGGGTGGTGAAGACAGTGCAAACTTGGACTTCATGTTGGCCCTAAGTCTGCAAAATGAAGGCCAAGCCTCCAGTGTGGCAGAGCAGGACTTTTGGAGGGCCGTATGTGAGGCAGACCAGTCTCATGGGGGTCCCAATTCTCTGAGTGACATAAAGG GTGCAGCTGACGAGACCATGTTGCCTTGTGAATTTTGTGAGGAGCTCTACCCAGAGGAACTGCTGATTGACCATCAG ACAAGCTGTAACCCTTCACGTGCCTTACCTTCACTCAATACTGGCAGCTCTTCCCCTAGAGGGGTGGAGGAACATGATGTCATCTTCCAGAACTTCTTGCAACAGGCTGCAAGTAAGCAGTTAGACTCTTTGATGGGCCTGAGCAGTTCACACCGTGTGGAGGAGAGCATCATCATCCCCTGTGAATTCTGTGGGGTACAGCTGGAAGAGGAGGTGCTGTTCCATCACCAG GACCAGTGTGACCAACGCCCAGCCACAGCAACCAACCATGTGACAGAGGGGATTCCTAGACTGGATTCCCAGCCTCAAGAGAACTCACCAGAGCTGCCCAGGAGGCGTGTCAGACACCAGG GAGACCTGTCTTCTGGTTACCTGGATGATATTAAGCAGGAAACTGCTAATGGGCCCACCTCCTGTCTGCCTCCCAGCCGACCCTTTAACAATATGACAGCTACCTACAACCAGCTATCAAGATCAACATCAGGCCCCAGACCTGGGTGCCAGCCCAGCCCTCCTCGTGTGCTGAAGCTCAACAACTCCGACAGCCAGGACATCCAGGGGCGGAATCGAAACAGTCAGAATGGGGCCATAGCCCCTGGGCACGTTTCAGTGATTCGCCCTCCTGGAAGTTTCCACCCAGAAAACATTGTGCCCTCTTTCCCCCATGGGCCTGCAGGGAGATACGGAGCTAG tggTAGGAGTGAAGGTGGCAGGAATTCCCAGGTCACCCCTGCAGCTGCCAACTACTGCAGCAGAACTGCAAAG GCAAAGCCCTCCAAGCAACAAGGAGCTGGGGatgcagaggaggaagaggaggagtaa